One stretch of Flavobacterium sp. 9 DNA includes these proteins:
- a CDS encoding YcxB family protein has protein sequence MRIEYTLEKIDFLRLHFYAASKSIILIRKRILSGISILSLILSILLLILGYLDSALVFIVSGIILYFFYPYIIKKRSFLYFTKKIEKKTNTIVAKIIEKRIDSNYKNTYGKLINLEFEPDYIVIVNYVGEKRLRIKEISEINEINDYIFIKFSDGTIFILPKERITNKNELNSVLTKIVSDLNVTHNVDLSQQ, from the coding sequence ATGAGAATAGAATATACATTAGAAAAAATTGATTTTTTAAGACTGCATTTTTATGCAGCATCTAAATCAATAATATTAATAAGAAAAAGAATACTATCCGGAATATCTATCTTGTCCTTAATTTTAAGTATTTTACTACTTATATTGGGATATTTGGATTCTGCCCTTGTTTTTATTGTATCTGGAATTATTTTGTATTTTTTCTATCCTTATATTATAAAAAAAAGATCTTTTTTGTATTTTACAAAAAAAATAGAAAAAAAAACTAATACGATAGTAGCTAAGATTATAGAGAAACGTATTGATAGCAACTATAAAAATACATATGGCAAGTTGATTAATTTGGAATTTGAACCAGATTACATTGTTATAGTTAATTATGTGGGAGAAAAAAGGTTACGGATTAAAGAGATATCTGAAATCAATGAAATCAATGATTATATTTTTATAAAATTCTCCGATGGGACAATATTCATTCTGCCAAAAGAGAGAATAACTAATAAAAATGAATTAAATAGTGTGTTAACCAAAATTGTTTCGGATTTGAACGTCACCCATAATGTTGACTTAAGCCAGCAGTAG